A region of Thermoplasmata archaeon DNA encodes the following proteins:
- the dnaK gene encoding molecular chaperone DnaK — MGKIIGIDLGTSNSAAAVIEGGKPVIIPSAEGTTIGGKAFPSYVAFTKDGQLLVGEPARRQAITNPEGTVYAVKRKMGTDYKYNIYGKEFTPQQLSAFILQKIKKDAEAFLGEKVDKAVITVPAYFNDNQRQATKDAGTIAGLEVVRIINEPTAASLAYGIDKAGKEQKILVFDLGGGTLDVTIMEFGEGVFEVLSTSGDTQLGGTDMDNAIIDYVAGKFKEETGIDLRNDRMAMMRLKEAAEKAKIELSSVLETEINLPFITADSTGPKHLQMKLTRAKLEELIEPILKRCETPINQALKDAKLTKEDIDRVILVGGPTRMPAVQNFVERILGKKIERGVDPMECVAIGAAIQGAVLAGEVKDILLLDVTPLSLGVETLGGVFTKIIERNTTIPTRKTEVFTTASDFQSTVEIHVLQGERPLAKDNTSLGKFLLSGIPPAPRGVPQIEVTFDIDANGILHVSAKDRATGKSQSITITASTKLSKEQIDAMVKEAEKYAAEDKKVVEKVETKNKAEGLIYNTRKMLNEFKDKITEDEKKKIEDAIDNLNKAVEKEDVDAMKKGMEELLNTVGAVSTRLYQQTAQSSSTNAENSQGEKKEEGKKEYVDAEYKKVDEK; from the coding sequence ATGGGCAAAATTATAGGGATTGACCTGGGCACAAGTAATTCTGCAGCAGCAGTAATTGAAGGAGGAAAGCCAGTTATAATCCCAAGTGCTGAAGGCACTACAATCGGAGGCAAGGCATTTCCCTCTTATGTAGCATTCACAAAGGATGGACAGTTGCTCGTGGGAGAACCAGCAAGGAGGCAGGCAATTACAAATCCTGAAGGCACGGTTTATGCTGTGAAGCGAAAAATGGGTACCGACTACAAGTACAACATTTATGGAAAGGAATTCACGCCCCAGCAACTCTCTGCCTTCATTCTCCAGAAGATAAAGAAGGATGCGGAGGCATTTCTAGGCGAGAAAGTGGATAAAGCAGTAATCACTGTACCAGCATACTTCAACGATAATCAGAGACAGGCAACAAAGGATGCTGGGACAATTGCGGGACTGGAGGTAGTGCGAATAATAAACGAGCCCACCGCTGCATCGCTTGCTTATGGTATAGATAAGGCAGGCAAGGAACAGAAAATTCTAGTGTTTGATTTAGGTGGAGGAACACTTGATGTTACAATTATGGAATTTGGCGAAGGTGTTTTCGAGGTTCTCTCAACATCTGGGGATACCCAACTTGGTGGCACAGACATGGACAATGCAATAATTGACTACGTTGCTGGTAAGTTCAAGGAGGAAACAGGAATAGACCTACGAAATGACAGAATGGCAATGATGCGATTAAAAGAGGCAGCGGAGAAGGCAAAGATTGAGCTTTCCTCTGTGCTGGAAACAGAGATAAATCTTCCGTTCATTACTGCGGACAGTACAGGACCCAAACATCTTCAGATGAAACTCACGAGAGCGAAGCTTGAGGAATTAATTGAGCCAATTCTTAAGAGGTGTGAAACCCCGATTAACCAGGCGTTGAAGGATGCGAAACTCACAAAGGAGGACATTGATAGGGTTATTCTTGTAGGTGGGCCAACAAGAATGCCCGCAGTCCAGAACTTTGTTGAACGAATTTTAGGCAAAAAAATTGAACGGGGTGTTGACCCGATGGAATGCGTTGCGATAGGTGCAGCAATCCAGGGAGCAGTGCTGGCTGGAGAAGTAAAGGACATTCTGCTCCTGGATGTCACACCACTTTCTCTTGGTGTAGAAACGCTTGGCGGTGTGTTCACGAAAATTATTGAGAGAAATACCACAATTCCTACAAGGAAAACAGAGGTATTCACAACAGCATCTGACTTCCAAAGCACTGTGGAGATTCATGTGCTTCAGGGCGAGAGGCCGTTGGCTAAGGACAACACCTCCCTCGGAAAATTTTTGCTCTCAGGGATTCCACCTGCACCCAGAGGCGTGCCCCAGATAGAAGTGACTTTTGACATTGATGCCAATGGCATACTCCATGTTTCTGCGAAGGACAGGGCTACTGGCAAATCCCAGAGCATCACAATAACCGCTTCCACAAAACTCAGCAAAGAACAGATAGATGCAATGGTGAAAGAGGCAGAGAAATATGCGGCAGAGGATAAGAAGGTAGTGGAAAAGGTGGAGACAAAGAATAAAGCAGAAGGACTGATTTACAATACCAGAAAAATGCTCAATGAGTTCAAGGACAAAATAACCGAGGATGAGAAGAAAAAGATAGAGGACGCAATTGATAATTTGAACAAGGCGGTGGAAAAGGAAGATGTGGATGCTATGAAGAAAGGAATGGAGGAACTGCTGAACACAGTGGGTGCTGTGAGCACACGGCTCTACCAGCAAACCGCACAATCCTCTTCTACTAACGCAGAGAATTCCCAAGGGGAAAAGAAGGAAGAAGGAAAGAAAGAATATGTGGATGCGGAATACAAGAAGGTAGATGAGAAGTAA
- a CDS encoding tetratricopeptide repeat protein yields MANMVVCPKCGSINSPKAMECTECGSPLVPDKLRFLLDVQGMNPSLIQKLYLAGFKNADDLKNASVKEIAKVEGITRNMAERIKQQIIKLELTGNQKSVSLYICSHCGALLSEKATSCPQCGAAVVQEPETEVQLETKTSPEEEKLIKELEKPKITLFLCSNCGAFVSSDARACPNCGALMESAAEEEIETKEGTSEVKTTPEITPMHEMDGAIIGVCSSCGAFLSRSAKACPVCGSPAENNISVAINSIGEVETRGKETPIKPDFAISSFDPKLESEGKIFLCEVCGAFVSEGAEVCPVCNSPTTNMKKEVIRIGTPEKMSSEELINLLEKEITKAIDDAEKSIAEEKKIEMQQMPVEPEVVELHGFESIEAELKEAIPEHQTEPESEEAQEHVEHLEDVHSAVTYEIGDILVESVLKNKFSFEETENVEKIEHVSDPVGEVESELWEYFFDAEEEKTEVEGTECPICGYKNPANEEKCEICGSTIMPEEEEKREEEITEPPKKVKKEVVIEEKKAQPDKAAKEVEKVKKEVMTVPVGKVKVKPIPVGKKVSRVSPLEKHYYKILGISLAGTGIVCLLVFGVSTLSAGVMALVFIVIGAIFSLLMLKHQKKEEPTVQKFLKVPQPSKPSEVALFNMGSTYLTTGRFNDAVKAFEEVVKLNPRNEVAWNNLGSALSKLEKHEDALKCYEKALELKPDFEIAWNNRGNALARLGRFEEALECYDKAIALKRDYHDAWVNKGYVLVKIGRYSEAIACANEANKLVERTYG; encoded by the coding sequence ATGGCGAATATGGTTGTCTGCCCGAAATGTGGTTCCATCAACTCCCCGAAAGCTATGGAGTGCACAGAATGTGGTTCTCCGCTAGTTCCAGATAAGCTCCGATTCTTACTGGATGTGCAAGGTATGAACCCATCATTAATTCAAAAACTCTACCTTGCCGGTTTTAAAAATGCCGACGACCTCAAGAATGCTAGTGTAAAAGAAATCGCCAAAGTTGAAGGTATCACAAGAAATATGGCTGAGAGAATCAAACAGCAAATAATCAAACTTGAACTTACTGGGAACCAGAAGAGTGTTTCTCTCTACATTTGCTCTCACTGTGGTGCGCTTCTCTCAGAAAAAGCCACATCCTGCCCACAATGTGGTGCTGCAGTGGTCCAAGAACCAGAGACAGAAGTTCAGCTTGAAACGAAAACTTCCCCAGAAGAAGAGAAACTGATAAAAGAACTGGAAAAGCCAAAAATTACCCTTTTTCTCTGCTCAAACTGTGGGGCTTTTGTATCCAGTGATGCAAGAGCATGTCCAAACTGTGGTGCTCTAATGGAAAGTGCTGCTGAGGAAGAAATTGAAACCAAGGAAGGCACATCAGAAGTCAAAACAACCCCTGAAATTACACCAATGCACGAGATGGATGGTGCGATCATAGGTGTGTGCAGTTCCTGCGGTGCATTTCTGTCAAGAAGTGCAAAGGCATGTCCAGTATGTGGAAGCCCAGCTGAAAACAACATTAGTGTGGCAATAAATTCCATTGGTGAAGTGGAAACAAGAGGTAAAGAAACACCAATCAAGCCAGATTTTGCAATATCCAGCTTCGATCCGAAGCTTGAATCAGAGGGCAAAATTTTTTTGTGTGAGGTCTGTGGTGCGTTTGTTTCAGAAGGTGCCGAAGTGTGTCCTGTGTGCAACTCCCCAACCACAAATATGAAGAAGGAGGTAATCAGAATAGGCACACCTGAGAAAATGAGCAGTGAGGAGCTCATAAATCTTTTAGAAAAAGAAATAACTAAGGCGATAGATGATGCAGAGAAATCAATAGCCGAAGAGAAGAAAATTGAGATGCAACAGATGCCTGTTGAACCAGAAGTTGTCGAACTCCATGGCTTTGAGTCCATTGAAGCGGAATTGAAGGAGGCAATTCCTGAGCATCAGACGGAGCCGGAATCTGAAGAGGCGCAGGAACATGTGGAACATCTAGAGGATGTGCATTCTGCAGTCACCTATGAAATTGGAGACATTCTTGTAGAAAGTGTGCTGAAGAATAAATTCTCTTTTGAAGAGACGGAAAATGTAGAAAAAATAGAGCATGTTTCAGACCCTGTTGGAGAGGTCGAAAGCGAACTCTGGGAGTATTTTTTTGACGCCGAGGAGGAAAAAACAGAAGTGGAAGGAACTGAATGTCCTATATGTGGTTACAAAAATCCAGCCAATGAGGAAAAGTGCGAGATTTGTGGCTCAACCATTATGCCAGAAGAGGAAGAGAAACGGGAGGAAGAAATCACTGAACCACCTAAAAAAGTGAAAAAGGAAGTAGTGATCGAAGAAAAAAAGGCACAGCCAGATAAAGCAGCCAAAGAAGTTGAAAAGGTGAAAAAGGAAGTGATGACTGTGCCTGTTGGCAAAGTAAAGGTGAAGCCCATCCCAGTTGGAAAGAAAGTTTCTCGAGTATCTCCTCTTGAAAAGCATTATTATAAAATACTTGGAATTTCTCTTGCAGGTACTGGGATTGTATGTTTGCTTGTTTTTGGTGTATCAACTCTATCTGCGGGTGTTATGGCTCTCGTCTTTATTGTTATAGGGGCGATTTTCTCGTTGTTGATGCTGAAGCATCAGAAGAAGGAAGAACCTACAGTTCAAAAATTTCTCAAGGTTCCTCAACCCTCGAAACCCAGTGAAGTTGCTTTGTTCAATATGGGGTCAACATATCTTACTACAGGGAGATTCAATGATGCAGTGAAGGCCTTTGAAGAGGTTGTGAAATTGAATCCAAGAAATGAGGTTGCATGGAATAATCTGGGCAGCGCGCTTTCAAAACTGGAGAAACATGAGGATGCACTGAAATGCTACGAAAAGGCACTAGAACTTAAACCAGATTTTGAGATTGCATGGAATAACAGAGGGAATGCCCTTGCACGACTTGGAAGATTTGAGGAAGCACTTGAATGCTATGATAAAGCGATTGCACTAAAAAGAGATTATCATGATGCCTGGGTGAACAAGGGCTATGTGCTAGTTAAAATTGGGCGATACAGCGAGGCAATCGCCTGTGCAAATGAGGCAAACAAGCTCGTGGAGAGAACCTATGGCTGA
- a CDS encoding DUF5788 family protein yields the protein MAEKITEPEREALLYEIRRSFAILNADIPEKVELKGFKEVPLREIVLEIRKGGVKNRDYIISLIEAINQKVKEMEEKIYGEITIEEAICLKDSILGLKRARAELESELDGNSNMELEDTKRFYNLVKELRR from the coding sequence ATGGCTGAGAAAATAACAGAACCAGAGAGAGAGGCCTTGCTTTACGAAATTAGGCGCTCATTTGCGATTCTGAATGCTGATATACCTGAAAAAGTTGAACTTAAGGGTTTTAAGGAAGTTCCACTAAGAGAGATAGTTCTGGAAATTCGGAAAGGAGGAGTAAAGAATAGAGATTACATTATCTCACTAATTGAGGCAATCAACCAGAAGGTCAAGGAGATGGAGGAAAAAATTTACGGAGAAATTACAATTGAGGAGGCAATCTGTCTTAAAGATTCAATACTCGGTTTAAAAAGAGCAAGAGCAGAGCTTGAGAGTGAGCTGGATGGCAATTCCAATATGGAACTTGAAGACACGAAAAGGTTTTACAACCTTGTAAAGGAGCTGAGAAGATGA
- a CDS encoding VanZ family protein: MRYTARHALIVGTWFAILVYALLIFQLSSAPMNAQPQPIQTTYQTINETVSQTIVVPTGQPQRYTPDYLHLFLFVGFGCLLYAGFFVLGGRARHFAVNLAWIAGTIYGIADEYHQSFVPGRTMDWKDAVADASGVFLGILIAVPLVLAVIKLRIRFRSKWLDYA; encoded by the coding sequence ATGAGATACACAGCTAGACACGCACTGATTGTAGGAACCTGGTTTGCTATTTTGGTTTATGCTTTGCTCATTTTCCAGCTTTCCTCTGCTCCCATGAATGCACAACCTCAACCAATCCAAACCACTTACCAGACAATAAACGAGACCGTGAGCCAAACCATTGTTGTGCCCACAGGACAGCCCCAGAGATATACACCGGACTATCTTCATCTCTTTCTGTTTGTCGGTTTCGGTTGTTTGCTTTATGCTGGCTTTTTTGTGCTCGGAGGTAGGGCGAGACATTTTGCAGTCAATTTAGCATGGATTGCTGGCACTATCTATGGAATTGCGGATGAATACCACCAGAGTTTTGTCCCAGGCAGAACAATGGACTGGAAGGATGCTGTTGCTGATGCCAGCGGTGTATTTCTTGGAATCCTGATCGCTGTGCCTCTCGTTCTTGCAGTAATTAAACTCAGGATAAGGTTCCGCTCAAAGTGGCTGGATTATGCTTAA
- a CDS encoding DUF6345 domain-containing protein produces the protein MGTKWRVFGIGIVLFALFWCSVAQMPTVNAGNDDTQKEVLAEWVNQYNGKAGDLPYSDIDAYGRTGWWWYWPILGYVYGTKPGFGYVMSQHGWETTVWGNNNAIPDDFARPAEFGASRDFIYFAGHGTGGGTIRVNGQFIHFSAMVFGTDQSSAISMPPNSYDPLTQPASNYADSYETLLGDNDDVEWLTLSCCRGLAGGASAVCTQTWGYAMYHHTPTNTQGIHVVNGYVTDSYWYGTWSWWDHKTRGAIYAECLFEGGTQNGYLKRAVGFAWQRATIRDVSENCWGEHHYIVGASVAAVGNIYENGELVDIVEYFYEDTIDSPLPDPINKNIGNIISIYTPQYYEWVVDQ, from the coding sequence ATGGGCACAAAATGGAGAGTATTCGGGATAGGAATAGTGCTTTTCGCACTATTCTGGTGCTCTGTGGCTCAGATGCCTACAGTGAACGCAGGGAATGATGACACACAGAAGGAAGTTCTTGCAGAGTGGGTGAATCAGTATAATGGTAAGGCTGGGGACCTTCCCTACTCTGACATTGATGCATACGGAAGAACTGGCTGGTGGTGGTACTGGCCGATATTAGGATATGTGTATGGAACCAAACCAGGATTCGGGTATGTAATGTCCCAGCATGGATGGGAGACAACAGTGTGGGGGAACAACAATGCTATACCAGATGACTTCGCAAGACCAGCTGAATTTGGTGCATCTCGTGATTTTATCTATTTTGCAGGACATGGTACTGGCGGCGGAACGATACGAGTAAATGGTCAATTTATCCACTTTAGCGCAATGGTATTCGGTACAGATCAATCTTCTGCGATATCTATGCCTCCAAACAGCTACGACCCATTAACTCAACCAGCATCAAATTATGCAGATTCGTATGAAACTTTGCTGGGTGATAATGACGATGTGGAATGGCTTACTCTTTCTTGCTGTCGGGGACTAGCAGGTGGAGCAAGTGCCGTATGCACCCAAACATGGGGATATGCAATGTACCACCATACACCAACAAACACGCAGGGCATTCATGTTGTCAACGGGTATGTAACAGATTCTTATTGGTATGGGACTTGGTCATGGTGGGACCATAAAACTCGCGGGGCAATTTATGCAGAATGCCTTTTTGAAGGAGGAACCCAAAATGGATATCTGAAGCGTGCCGTGGGATTTGCATGGCAAAGAGCGACAATTCGGGATGTATCTGAGAATTGCTGGGGTGAGCATCACTATATTGTGGGTGCAAGTGTGGCAGCAGTGGGCAACATATACGAAAATGGAGAATTAGTAGATATAGTGGAATATTTCTATGAAGATACGATTGATTCCCCGCTTCCAGACCCGATAAACAAAAATATAGGAAATATTATATCAATATACACGCCACAGTATTATGAATGGGTTGTGGACCAGTAG
- a CDS encoding Zn-ribbon domain-containing OB-fold protein, with the protein MQIPRFWRQIPNRYNLIGVQCENCKKVYFPPRIVCPDCHRLSIGKMKQYKLSGKGVVHSYTLVYEPADGFENQVPYIMAIIQLDEGPKITAQIVDCNPEEVKIGSKVEMVFRRLGEDGKAGIIYYGYKFALVK; encoded by the coding sequence ATGCAGATACCGAGATTCTGGCGTCAGATTCCAAACCGCTATAACCTGATTGGTGTGCAGTGCGAGAATTGCAAGAAGGTGTATTTTCCGCCGAGGATTGTGTGTCCAGATTGCCATCGATTGAGCATAGGAAAGATGAAACAATACAAGTTGAGTGGTAAGGGTGTTGTGCATTCCTATACATTGGTGTACGAGCCAGCAGATGGATTTGAGAACCAGGTGCCTTACATCATGGCAATAATTCAGCTGGATGAGGGCCCAAAAATCACAGCCCAGATTGTGGATTGCAATCCAGAGGAGGTTAAGATTGGCTCAAAGGTGGAGATGGTGTTCAGGCGGCTTGGCGAGGATGGAAAGGCAGGAATAATCTACTATGGGTATAAGTTTGCACTGGTGAAATAG
- a CDS encoding thiolase domain-containing protein translates to MRDVAIIGIGMTKFGELWEKSFREIGIEAGLRAIEDAKISGDLLDALYVGNMSAGKLIEQEHVSSLILDYSGYSSKHLPAVRVEAASASGGVALYEAYLAVASGMYDFVMVGGAEKMTDVGDAEANRELCSTADNEWESIFGATYASLFAMMARRHMYEYGTTEEQMAHVAVKNHKFASKNPVAHFKNTLTVGQVLSSSPVATPIKTLDCAPVSDGAAAVVLCPWDHAKKFCDTPVKIAGVGLATDTIALHSRRDICTMDAVVRASSRAYHMAKIGPREVNIAEVHDCYTIAEIVEIEDLRLVKKGEGGKATAEGQTDIGGKVVVNPSGGLKGRGQPPGAVGIAQVVEIVQQLRGEAKERQVPNANVGLTLNIGGTGATAFVSILKREN, encoded by the coding sequence ATGCGAGATGTAGCAATAATTGGAATTGGAATGACAAAGTTCGGGGAACTCTGGGAAAAATCCTTTAGAGAGATTGGAATTGAGGCAGGGCTCAGAGCGATTGAAGATGCAAAGATAAGTGGTGATTTGCTTGACGCTCTCTATGTTGGAAATATGTCTGCTGGCAAACTTATTGAACAGGAGCATGTTTCCTCATTGATTCTTGACTATTCTGGCTATTCTTCCAAGCATCTACCAGCTGTGCGTGTGGAAGCAGCAAGTGCATCTGGAGGTGTTGCTCTCTATGAAGCATACCTTGCAGTTGCCTCTGGCATGTATGATTTCGTGATGGTTGGTGGTGCAGAAAAGATGACGGATGTAGGAGATGCGGAAGCCAACAGAGAACTTTGTTCCACTGCAGACAACGAGTGGGAAAGCATTTTTGGGGCTACCTATGCCTCGCTGTTTGCAATGATGGCAAGGCGACACATGTATGAATATGGAACTACCGAAGAACAGATGGCTCATGTGGCTGTGAAAAATCACAAATTTGCTTCCAAGAACCCAGTTGCGCATTTCAAGAACACACTGACGGTTGGGCAAGTACTTTCTTCTTCACCAGTAGCTACACCGATAAAGACCCTTGACTGTGCCCCGGTTTCAGATGGTGCGGCAGCGGTGGTACTCTGTCCATGGGACCATGCTAAAAAATTCTGTGATACTCCAGTCAAGATTGCAGGTGTAGGTCTTGCCACAGATACAATTGCATTGCATAGCAGAAGGGACATCTGCACCATGGATGCGGTTGTGAGGGCATCCAGCAGGGCATACCACATGGCGAAGATTGGTCCGCGAGAGGTGAATATAGCAGAGGTACACGACTGTTATACTATTGCAGAGATTGTGGAGATAGAGGACTTGCGACTAGTGAAAAAGGGTGAAGGAGGCAAGGCAACTGCAGAGGGCCAGACAGACATTGGAGGTAAAGTGGTGGTGAATCCCTCTGGTGGACTCAAGGGCAGAGGTCAGCCGCCAGGTGCTGTGGGAATTGCGCAGGTGGTTGAGATTGTGCAACAGCTGAGAGGCGAGGCGAAGGAAAGGCAGGTGCCAAATGCAAATGTGGGCTTGACACTGAACATTGGAGGTACTGGTGCAACTGCCTTTGTGAGCATTCTCAAGCGGGAGAATTGA